The following proteins come from a genomic window of Natrinema saccharevitans:
- a CDS encoding DUF7563 family protein translates to MPKCDHCGAHVSERFARVFADERGEIHACVSCSANAGIAEAAKERARGT, encoded by the coding sequence ATGCCCAAGTGTGACCACTGCGGCGCGCACGTCTCCGAACGGTTTGCACGCGTCTTCGCCGACGAACGTGGCGAGATCCACGCGTGTGTCAGTTGTTCGGCCAACGCCGGCATCGCTGAAGCCGCGAAAGAGCGCGCTCGCGGGACCTGA
- a CDS encoding homing endonuclease associated repeat-containing protein encodes MVSEAECLEALREAAERLGESPTKAQYEELGLTPASATIIRTCGGWNDAKETAGLETAPSTGSRVQPKPDDVELPPEFVWEELSVDQRWHYRNVDWNTERSLRRRSRLRSWLDDIKQERGCSRCGADSVACLDFHHVETATKEMAVGKMVTYGYGKDRLREEFEKCEILCANCHRKLHYTEPERDRRRWVHDRKRATGCARCTEANSACLDFHHDSNTKGASVTRLVADGRTRDRIRTEIEQCTVLCANCHRKEHYEPPEYESP; translated from the coding sequence ATGGTTTCCGAGGCGGAGTGCCTCGAGGCGCTTCGGGAGGCCGCCGAACGACTGGGCGAGTCACCGACGAAGGCACAGTACGAGGAGCTGGGACTGACGCCGGCTTCGGCAACGATCATTCGGACCTGCGGTGGCTGGAACGACGCGAAGGAGACGGCGGGGCTCGAGACGGCCCCGTCTACCGGATCGCGCGTACAGCCGAAACCGGACGATGTCGAACTGCCACCCGAGTTCGTCTGGGAGGAACTCTCGGTCGACCAACGGTGGCACTACCGAAACGTCGACTGGAATACGGAGCGATCGTTACGTCGTCGTTCACGGCTCCGTTCGTGGCTCGATGATATAAAACAAGAGCGGGGCTGTTCCCGATGTGGGGCCGACAGCGTCGCGTGCCTCGATTTCCACCACGTCGAGACAGCGACGAAAGAGATGGCGGTCGGGAAGATGGTGACCTACGGTTACGGGAAAGACCGACTCCGTGAGGAGTTCGAGAAGTGTGAGATTCTCTGTGCGAACTGTCATCGGAAACTCCATTATACGGAACCGGAGCGAGACCGCCGACGATGGGTTCACGATCGAAAACGCGCAACTGGTTGTGCCCGCTGTACTGAGGCTAACTCTGCCTGTTTAGACTTCCACCACGACAGTAATACGAAGGGAGCGTCTGTCACGAGACTCGTCGCGGACGGTCGAACGAGAGATCGAATTCGAACCGAAATCGAACAGTGTACCGTTCTCTGTGCGAACTGCCACCGGAAAGAACATTATGAACCACCGGAGTACGAGTCCCCATGA
- a CDS encoding GIY-YIG nuclease family protein, translating into MADHVVYVLECADGSLYTGYTTDLERRVAEHDAGEGAKYTRGRTPVELRYHERFDSKSAAMSREYEIKQLSRAEKERLVGLA; encoded by the coding sequence ATGGCCGACCACGTCGTCTACGTCCTCGAGTGTGCCGACGGCTCCCTCTATACCGGCTATACGACCGACCTCGAGCGACGCGTCGCCGAACACGACGCGGGCGAGGGCGCGAAGTACACCCGCGGCCGGACGCCCGTCGAACTTCGCTACCACGAGCGGTTCGACTCGAAATCGGCGGCGATGTCCCGCGAGTACGAGATCAAACAACTCTCTCGCGCCGAGAAGGAACGGCTCGTCGGACTCGCGTAA
- a CDS encoding phosphohexomutase domain-containing protein produces MESISFGTDGWRATLEEFTSPRVRMVGQAVATYLADEGLEGPVAVGYDARESSRGFAEELARVLCANGFDVLLSDRDRPTPLVASAIVDRDLAGGLVITASHNPPEYNGVKFIPGDGAPALPAVTDAIADRLAEPDPLPEADHGTVREVDFAESHADAALELVESVAGDADLADRTVAYDAMHGSGRGTTDALLERAGASLECLRCEPDPDFGGGAPEPAAENLETLIDLVTDPATAPELGIANDGDADRIAVVTPERGYLDENLFFAALYDSLLETDSGPAVRTVSTTYLIDRIAEVHGESVHEVPVGFKWVAEGMAETDALVGGEESGGFTVRGHVREKDGVLLALLAAAMHAAEPIDDRVDRLLEAHGTVVQDKISVDCPDDEKARVVADLEDAIPETVAETEVEDVNTADGFKLLLADGSWLLVRPSGTEPVLRVYAEAEDEGRVGALLEAGKELIEPLV; encoded by the coding sequence ATGGAGTCGATCAGTTTCGGTACCGACGGCTGGCGGGCGACGCTCGAGGAGTTCACGTCACCCCGCGTCCGGATGGTGGGGCAAGCGGTCGCAACCTATCTCGCCGACGAGGGTCTCGAGGGCCCGGTCGCGGTGGGATACGACGCCCGCGAGAGTTCGCGGGGGTTCGCGGAGGAACTGGCACGGGTGCTGTGTGCCAACGGGTTCGACGTCCTGCTCTCGGACCGGGACCGACCGACGCCGCTCGTCGCCTCCGCCATCGTCGATCGTGATCTCGCCGGCGGACTGGTGATCACCGCCTCGCACAACCCGCCGGAGTACAACGGCGTGAAGTTCATCCCCGGCGACGGCGCGCCGGCCCTGCCCGCGGTCACCGACGCCATCGCCGACAGACTCGCCGAGCCGGACCCGCTCCCCGAGGCCGACCACGGCACCGTCCGGGAAGTCGACTTCGCCGAGTCCCACGCCGATGCCGCCCTCGAGCTGGTCGAATCGGTGGCCGGCGACGCCGACCTCGCCGACCGCACCGTCGCCTACGACGCCATGCACGGCAGCGGCCGCGGGACCACCGACGCCCTGCTCGAGCGGGCCGGCGCGTCTCTGGAGTGCCTGCGCTGCGAACCCGATCCCGACTTCGGCGGCGGCGCGCCCGAACCGGCCGCCGAGAACCTCGAGACGCTGATCGACCTCGTCACCGATCCCGCCACCGCGCCCGAACTGGGGATCGCCAACGACGGCGACGCCGACCGCATCGCCGTCGTCACCCCCGAGCGGGGCTATCTCGACGAGAACCTCTTTTTCGCCGCGCTCTATGACTCCCTGCTCGAGACGGACTCGGGACCGGCGGTCCGGACCGTCTCCACGACCTACCTGATCGACCGGATCGCCGAGGTCCACGGGGAGTCGGTCCACGAGGTGCCGGTCGGCTTCAAGTGGGTCGCCGAGGGGATGGCCGAGACCGACGCTCTGGTCGGCGGCGAGGAGTCGGGCGGGTTCACCGTCCGGGGGCACGTCCGCGAGAAGGACGGCGTCCTGCTGGCGCTGCTGGCGGCCGCGATGCACGCCGCGGAGCCGATCGACGACCGGGTGGATCGCCTGCTCGAGGCCCACGGGACCGTCGTGCAGGACAAGATCAGCGTCGACTGCCCCGACGACGAGAAGGCCCGGGTGGTCGCCGATCTCGAGGATGCGATCCCCGAGACCGTCGCGGAAACCGAAGTCGAGGACGTCAACACCGCCGACGGGTTCAAACTCCTGCTGGCCGACGGCTCGTGGCTGCTGGTGCGTCCCAGCGGCACCGAGCCCGTGCTGCGGGTCTACGCCGAGGCCGAAGACGAGGGGCGGGTGGGGGCGTTGCTCGAGGCCGGCAAGGAGTTGATCGAACCGCTCGTCTGA
- the rpiA gene encoding ribose-5-phosphate isomerase RpiA gives MKTEGGSDAAKRRAGERAAEEVADGFVVGLGTGSTTAHAIRALGRAVDDGLEIRGVPTSFQSRQLALEVGIELTDLDAVDGLDLAIDGADQVVDDPDAAAHGALIKGGGAAHAREKFVDAAADRFVVVVDPSKLTDRLERSVPVAVLPDAHTVVADRIRDLDGEPTLRDAGEKDGPVVTDSGNLILDCAFGSIDDPDELATRLSRIPGVVEHGLFVDMADATYVGTDDGVAVRRY, from the coding sequence ATGAAGACGGAGGGTGGCTCCGACGCGGCGAAACGACGGGCCGGCGAACGCGCGGCCGAGGAAGTCGCAGACGGGTTCGTCGTCGGCCTCGGTACCGGTTCGACGACCGCCCACGCGATCCGCGCGCTCGGCCGGGCCGTCGACGACGGCCTCGAGATCCGGGGGGTCCCGACCTCCTTCCAGTCCCGCCAGTTGGCCCTCGAGGTCGGCATCGAACTCACGGATCTCGACGCGGTCGACGGCCTCGACCTGGCGATCGACGGGGCGGATCAGGTCGTCGACGATCCGGACGCGGCCGCCCACGGCGCGTTGATCAAGGGCGGCGGCGCGGCACACGCGCGCGAAAAATTCGTGGACGCGGCGGCCGACCGGTTCGTCGTCGTCGTCGACCCCTCGAAGCTGACCGACCGCCTCGAGCGTTCGGTCCCGGTCGCGGTGTTGCCCGACGCCCACACCGTCGTCGCGGATCGGATCCGGGACCTCGACGGGGAGCCGACGCTGCGAGACGCCGGCGAGAAGGACGGTCCGGTCGTGACCGACAGCGGCAATCTGATCCTCGACTGTGCGTTCGGGTCGATCGACGATCCCGACGAACTGGCGACGCGACTCTCGAGGATCCCGGGCGTCGTCGAACACGGACTGTTCGTCGACATGGCCGACGCGACCTACGTCGGCACCGACGACGGCGTCGCGGTTCGCCGGTACTGA
- a CDS encoding DUF1931 family protein — protein sequence MADLIVKAAVKEALDDKNVASDFYDALDEEVDELLEDAARRAEANDRKTVQPRDL from the coding sequence ATGGCAGACCTTATCGTCAAAGCCGCCGTGAAGGAAGCGCTCGATGACAAAAACGTTGCCTCCGACTTCTACGACGCACTCGACGAGGAAGTCGACGAACTCCTCGAGGACGCCGCCCGACGCGCGGAAGCCAACGACCGGAAGACGGTCCAGCCCCGCGACCTGTAA
- a CDS encoding IMP cyclohydrolase, which produces MYVGRFVVVGPEVGAYRVSSRSFPNRKLTARDEALTVGPTADAPETDNPYVSYNCLRVVETPTGETATFGNGSHVDPIAEKLELGYPARDALAESLLALDYEKDDYDTPRIAATIGGDGEALIGTVRKDALLVETVDEPTLVATYEKNAPEAFDFEADGAAAAASAAYDLEFEHAVCAAGVARTDDGFETAIENGD; this is translated from the coding sequence ATGTACGTCGGACGATTCGTCGTCGTCGGTCCCGAGGTCGGCGCGTACCGCGTCTCCTCGCGATCGTTCCCGAACCGCAAGCTCACCGCTCGAGACGAGGCCCTGACCGTCGGCCCCACCGCGGACGCCCCGGAGACGGACAACCCCTACGTCTCCTACAACTGCCTGCGGGTCGTCGAGACGCCGACCGGCGAGACGGCCACCTTCGGCAACGGCTCGCACGTCGATCCGATCGCGGAGAAACTCGAGTTGGGCTACCCCGCACGCGACGCGCTCGCGGAGAGCCTGCTGGCGCTGGATTACGAGAAAGACGACTACGACACGCCCCGGATCGCGGCGACGATCGGCGGCGACGGCGAGGCGCTGATCGGGACCGTTCGCAAGGACGCCCTGCTGGTCGAGACCGTCGACGAGCCGACGCTGGTTGCGACCTACGAGAAGAACGCGCCCGAGGCGTTCGATTTCGAGGCCGACGGCGCGGCCGCGGCCGCGAGCGCAGCCTACGACCTCGAGTTCGAACACGCAGTCTGTGCGGCCGGCGTCGCCCGGACCGACGACGGGTTCGAGACGGCGATCGAGAACGGCGACTGA
- a CDS encoding metallophosphoesterase family protein → MKVGLISDVHGNRVALETVLADMPAVDEILCAGDVVGYNPWPGDCVDELRARDVPTVMGNHDAAVAGDTSFRFNGMAKAGVDHAKEALSDDQLEWLADLPAERLAFDGRVKLVHGHPDDPDRYTRYTYPEEFTERMLGDEDVLVLGHTHVQGVERFGEGIVVNPGSVGQPRDGDPRAGYAVVDLDALTVETHRVEYDVDAVQAAVEEAGLPSRIGTRLARGK, encoded by the coding sequence ATGAAGGTCGGACTCATCTCTGACGTCCACGGCAACCGAGTCGCCCTCGAGACCGTCCTCGCGGACATGCCGGCGGTCGACGAAATTCTCTGTGCGGGCGACGTGGTCGGCTACAACCCCTGGCCCGGCGACTGCGTCGACGAACTGCGAGCGCGGGACGTGCCGACGGTGATGGGCAACCACGACGCCGCCGTCGCCGGGGACACCTCGTTCCGGTTCAACGGGATGGCCAAGGCCGGCGTCGACCACGCGAAAGAGGCGCTGTCCGACGACCAACTCGAGTGGCTGGCGGACCTCCCGGCGGAGCGACTCGCGTTCGACGGCCGGGTCAAGCTGGTCCACGGCCATCCCGACGACCCCGATCGCTACACGCGCTACACCTACCCCGAGGAGTTCACCGAACGGATGCTCGGGGACGAGGACGTGCTGGTGCTTGGCCACACCCACGTCCAGGGCGTCGAGCGGTTCGGGGAGGGGATCGTCGTCAACCCGGGCAGCGTCGGCCAGCCCCGCGACGGGGACCCGCGAGCCGGCTACGCGGTGGTCGACCTCGACGCGCTGACCGTCGAGACCCACCGGGTCGAGTACGACGTCGACGCCGTGCAGGCGGCCGTTGAGGAGGCTGGGCTGCCAAGCCGTATCGGGACGCGGTTGGCCCGCGGAAAGTAG
- the cysE gene encoding serine O-acetyltransferase, with protein MFERVREDVRAMRERDPAAKGSLEVLLCYSGLHAVWGHRLAHRCWNRGGGFRLVARLLSHLVRWLTGVEIHPAAELGRRVTIDHGMGVVVGETAAIGDDVHMYHGVTLGGDTNDPVKRHPTVENGAQLGANATLLGDITIGADAAVGAGSVVTSDVPEGATVVGVPAERVD; from the coding sequence ATGTTCGAGCGCGTGCGTGAGGACGTCCGGGCGATGCGCGAGCGCGATCCCGCGGCGAAGGGATCGCTCGAGGTCCTGCTGTGTTATTCGGGGCTGCACGCGGTCTGGGGCCACCGGCTCGCTCACCGCTGCTGGAACCGCGGCGGCGGGTTCCGGCTGGTCGCCCGGCTGCTTTCCCATCTGGTACGCTGGCTGACCGGCGTCGAGATCCATCCGGCCGCCGAACTCGGCCGCCGGGTGACGATCGACCACGGGATGGGCGTCGTCGTCGGCGAGACGGCCGCGATCGGCGACGACGTCCACATGTATCACGGGGTGACCCTCGGCGGCGACACGAACGACCCGGTCAAGCGTCACCCGACCGTCGAGAACGGCGCGCAACTGGGCGCGAACGCGACGCTTTTGGGCGACATCACGATCGGCGCGGACGCGGCCGTCGGCGCCGGGTCGGTCGTCACGAGCGACGTTCCGGAAGGGGCGACCGTCGTCGGCGTTCCGGCAGAGCGGGTCGACTGA